DNA from Synechococcus elongatus PCC 6301:
CGATTTGAGGACAATCACTGCCGATGATCACGGTGCGATCGCAGCCTACTTGCCATGAATCCTGAAACGCTTGATGCAGGCGATCGCCCAAATCCCCCTCGGCTTGAGGCTGCACCTCAACCGCTCCTAGCCACTGCTGCCAAGCCTCGGATGTGCCGCCACTGGTGGCGATCAGCACTTCAGTTTGGGGCGATCGCGCTTGCCAGCAATGGGCCGTAAACACCGTCCACTCCGTCAACTGGCGCTGTAGATCAGCTGCTCCCTCGGGTCCCAGTGCCGGAATCAGCCGCGTCTTCGATCGCCCAGGTTCGGGATAGCGACTAAAGAGAATCAGGCGCTGACTCATGAGAGCGCTGGAGCAGGCTGCTAAGGTTCACGGCAGGGCTGAGGCGATCGCAAACCGTCCAAGCCGACCTGTGTCAGTCTACAGCGGGCCAGCCTAGGCACTGTGAGCTCTGCCGGCGATCGCGCCGCTATGTTGAAATCAGCTTCAGTGTTGTTTGAGTCATTGGCTTGAAACTTCTGCACCGTTGGTCTGTTCCTCTGACTCGACCGATCACCCCCTCCCCGCGATCGTGGCGGCTGTGGGGACTGACGCTGCTTTCGGGGCTAGCGATGGCGGCGGCCATGCCCCCACTGGGATTGTGGCCCCTAGCTTGGATAGCCTTGATTCCCCTCTGGCGATCGCTGTTACAGCCGGGCCAAAGTCTTCAGGCCCGCCAACAAGCCTGGCTATGGGCGGCGGCGTTTCAAGGGCCAACCCTGATCTGGATTACTGGCCTGCATCCCCTGACTTGGATGGGGCTGAGCTGGGGCACCAGTCTGGCGATCGCTTGGGGCTGCTGGCTGGTCATCACCGCTTGGGGCTTGGTGCAAACTCGAGTCTGGGTCTGGGCGGTGCAACGTTTGCCCCAACACTGCGGCCTACGGCTGGTAGGCGGCGTTGGCCTCGGGGGCTTGGTGGACTGGCTTTGGCAGCAGTCGCCGCTCTACTGGTCGCCCTTAGCACTCAGTCAAAGTCCGGCCAACACTTGGCTGCTGCCCTTAGCTGAGTTGAGCGGTGCGGAGGGGTTGACCCTATTGATTGTGGCCGTCAATGGCCTACTGGCTTGGGCCAGCCTCAGTCGGCAGCGATCGCTGCTCGTGGGGGCGATCGCCCTCTGGTGCTGTGCCGAATTGACCGGTTGGGGGTTAGGTCAACTGCGTGCTGCGGATGGATCAGCACTGACGATCGGCTTGATTCAAGGCAATGTGCCAACTCGGATCAAAACCGGCCCGGAGGGCATCCTGCTGTCACGGCAGCGCTACCGTCAGGGCTATCAACAACTGACTGAGGCGGGTGTTGATGCTGTGATCACCCCTGAAGGCTCTGACCCGACCCTCTGGCAAGCTGAGCGATCGCCTTGGGCACGTTGGTTGTCGCCTGAGTCTCCGCCCTTGCTGTTGGGAACCTATCTCCCGCAGGGCGATCGCTACTGGCAAAGTCTGCTGGCGCTGAAGCCTGGGGGGGCGATCGCCGGTCGCTACGACAAAGTTCGCCTCGTGCCCCTAGGGGAATATATTCCGGGCGAACGCTGGTTTGGGCGGTGGTTGCATCGGTTATCACCAATTCAACTGGGGATGCAGGCTGGCCGTTCAGATCAACGCTTTCAGACCCCCGTCGGGCAAATCGCCGCTGCTATTTGTTACGAGCTGGTTTTTCCTGAAGTGCTGCAATCGCAGGTACAGGCAGGTGCCACCTGGATTTTGTCGGCGGCGAACCTTGACCCCTACAACGAGCAGTTGATGAATCAGCATTTGGCGCTGGCAGCCTTGCGGGCGGCGGAAACCGATCGCTGGGTCGTGCAGGTTACGAACACGGGCTACTCCGCCCTGATCAATCCCTTGGGGCAGGTGCAATGGCGATCGCAACCTCGAATCTTTACGACTCAAGCTGTTCGCATAGCTCAGCGATCGAGCCAAACACCCTATGTTCGCTGGGGTGACAGCATGACACCGATCCTTCTCGTCAGCACTGTTCTCTGGCTGGGGTGGCGGCAGCGCTGGCCTAAACAAACCCTGTAGATTGCAGAGAGAAACGCGCAGGGATAGGCGATCGCAGCATGACTGTCGGCATTTGGATTCTAGGCGATCAGCTGACTCTGCAGCATCCGGCACTGAGTTCCAGGGCAGTTGATCAGTCGCAGACACGAATTCTGTTGGTTGAATCACTCGAACATGCTCAACGGCGACCCTACCACCGACAAAAGCTGGTGTTGCTTTGGTCGGCGATGCGTCACTTTGCAGACGAACTGCGATCGCAGGGCTGGACAGTGGACTATGTCGAGCAGGCAGATAGCTTTCAAACGGCCGTATCAGCTTGGTGCCAACAGTATCAAATTGCTGAGCTGCAGGTGATGGACCCCGCCGATCGCTCGTTTCGCGCAATTATCAGCAGTCTTGAATTGACCAGCAGTCTGCATTGGTTGCCAAATTGCCAATTTCTTTGGTCAACGGCTGAATTTACCGCTTGGGCCAAGCCCTATCGACAGCTCCGGCTCGAGAATTTTTATCGCGAAGGTCGCAAGCGCTGGCAAGTTTTACTGACTGAAGATCAGGAGCCTATCGGGGGGCAATGGAACTTTGATCCAGAGAATCGTAAGCCTCCTAAAACTGGGCTGCAGCCACCGCCAGCTGCTCATTTTTTGCCAGATGCGATCACGCAAACAGTCATTGAAACTGTGCGATCGCTAGAGTTGCCTCTCTACGGAAAGCTGGAACCTTTTCATTGGCCGGTGACGCGATCGCAGGCATTGGAAGCCTTGGATCAGTTTTTAACCGTTAAGCTCAAAACCTTTGGCCCTTATCAGGATGCGATGGTCAGCGGCCAAGCCACGATGTGGCATAGCTTGATTGCGCCAGCACTGAACTTAGGACTGTTACATCCACTCGAAGTCATTCGCCAAACTGAACAGGCCTTCCACAATAATCAAGCTCCGATCGCCAGTGTTGAAGGCTTTATTCGCCAAATTCTGGGCTGGCGAGAATATATGTACGGTCTTCATCACTATTTCCCTGATACCTACGGGCAATCAAATTGGTTTGAGCACGATCGCCCTCTGCCTGAATTCTTTTGGACGGGTCAAACCGATCTCCATTGCCTCCAACAGTGTTTTCAGCAGATTGAAGCGATCGGCTATAGCCATCACATTCAGCGGTTGATGATTCTCGCGAACCTTGCTTTGATTGCTGGACTTGATCCTTGGGCAGTCAAAGAGTGGTTTCAGGCAACCCATCTTGATGCCTACGACTGGGTGATGGAGACGAATGTGCTCGGCATGGGACTTTTTGCAGATGGCGGAAAGCTTGCCTCAAAACCCTATGCAGCTTCAGCAAATTACATCAATCGGATGAGCAATTACTGTCAAAATTGTCGCTATGACCCTAAACAACGATTGGGCGATCGCGCTTGTCCTTTCAATGCACTGTACTGGGATTTTCTCGATCGCCACGAGCAAAAACTGCAAGCACAAGGACGCATGGGCTTAATTCTCAAACAGCTCCAAAAACTGCCAGACAGCGATCGGGCCGCAATTCGCGACCAAGCGGCTCACTGGCAAGCATCTTGGGATTAATCAGAACTAACTCACTGAGCGATCGGGTCTCCTGAAAAAGCCCGCCTCCTCCACGGACTGATGGCGACATGAGTGCCTCCTTATTTAGGGGGAAGTCTCTCGTCCCTGAAATGTGAAGCAGTTTTGCTTCAGTCAATGGCAATCCTGGCTCTCAGCTTCAAAGCAAGGGTGGTTGATCTAGGCCACATGACGTCAGCAGATCCCGTCGCGAAATCCAAGAGACTGGTGAGGGGACTCGGCAGGACTGATAGGATCGAGCCGCATCCTGCTGCAGTGCTATGAGTCGCTTTCGCATCGGTAATGGCTACGATATCCATCGCTTGGTGGAGGGCCGTCCCCTCATCCTTGGGGGCATTCAACTAGAACACTCCCTTGGGCTGGATGGG
Protein-coding regions in this window:
- a CDS encoding cryptochrome/photolyase family protein, translated to MTVGIWILGDQLTLQHPALSSRAVDQSQTRILLVESLEHAQRRPYHRQKLVLLWSAMRHFADELRSQGWTVDYVEQADSFQTAVSAWCQQYQIAELQVMDPADRSFRAIISSLELTSSLHWLPNCQFLWSTAEFTAWAKPYRQLRLENFYREGRKRWQVLLTEDQEPIGGQWNFDPENRKPPKTGLQPPPAAHFLPDAITQTVIETVRSLELPLYGKLEPFHWPVTRSQALEALDQFLTVKLKTFGPYQDAMVSGQATMWHSLIAPALNLGLLHPLEVIRQTEQAFHNNQAPIASVEGFIRQILGWREYMYGLHHYFPDTYGQSNWFEHDRPLPEFFWTGQTDLHCLQQCFQQIEAIGYSHHIQRLMILANLALIAGLDPWAVKEWFQATHLDAYDWVMETNVLGMGLFADGGKLASKPYAASANYINRMSNYCQNCRYDPKQRLGDRACPFNALYWDFLDRHEQKLQAQGRMGLILKQLQKLPDSDRAAIRDQAAHWQASWD
- the lnt gene encoding apolipoprotein N-acyltransferase, yielding MKLLHRWSVPLTRPITPSPRSWRLWGLTLLSGLAMAAAMPPLGLWPLAWIALIPLWRSLLQPGQSLQARQQAWLWAAAFQGPTLIWITGLHPLTWMGLSWGTSLAIAWGCWLVITAWGLVQTRVWVWAVQRLPQHCGLRLVGGVGLGGLVDWLWQQSPLYWSPLALSQSPANTWLLPLAELSGAEGLTLLIVAVNGLLAWASLSRQRSLLVGAIALWCCAELTGWGLGQLRAADGSALTIGLIQGNVPTRIKTGPEGILLSRQRYRQGYQQLTEAGVDAVITPEGSDPTLWQAERSPWARWLSPESPPLLLGTYLPQGDRYWQSLLALKPGGAIAGRYDKVRLVPLGEYIPGERWFGRWLHRLSPIQLGMQAGRSDQRFQTPVGQIAAAICYELVFPEVLQSQVQAGATWILSAANLDPYNEQLMNQHLALAALRAAETDRWVVQVTNTGYSALINPLGQVQWRSQPRIFTTQAVRIAQRSSQTPYVRWGDSMTPILLVSTVLWLGWRQRWPKQTL